The Musa acuminata AAA Group cultivar baxijiao unplaced genomic scaffold, Cavendish_Baxijiao_AAA HiC_scaffold_1137, whole genome shotgun sequence genome segment CTAAGCTTTCTTGGGCGATTTGGTGGCCTTCGACGGCGACTTGGGCTCCTTGGCGGCATTGTTGCTCTTCTTCGGCAGTAACACCGGGTTGATGTTGGGGAGCACGCCTCCGTGCGCGATGGTCACCCCCGCAAGCAGCTTCCCCAGCTCCTCGTCGTTCCTTATGGCCAGAAGCACGTGCCTGGGAATGATCCGGTTCTTCTTGTTGTCGCGCGCCGCGTTCCCAGCCAACTCCAGCACCTGCAGATCCACAAC includes the following:
- the LOC135671083 gene encoding histone H2A-like, which translates into the protein MDAGGGGGKVKRGAAGRKGGGPRKKPVSRSVKAGLQFPVGRIGRYLKKGRYAQRVGTGAPVYLAAVLEYLAAEVLELAGNAARDNKKNRIIPRHVLLAIRNDEELGKLLAGVTIAHGGVLPNINPVLLPKKSNNAAKEPKSPSKATKSPKKA